gacaagtgcacatatatatatatatatatatatatatatatatatatatatatatatatatatatatatatatatatatatatatatatatatataccccatcactatccttcttgctcaaatagcctttgatgccttcagtgtgaatctacaattttcatagtcatgaaaataaagaaaactctttgaatgaggtgtgtccaaacttttggtctgtactgtacataacaaaaaagtatgaaacaactgaaaataagtcatatttatattctatactgagagagagagagagagagagagagagagagagagagagagtgtgtgtgtgtgtgtgtgagagagagagagagagagagagagagagagagaggagaaatttggatgttggatgtttagctgttatttgttttatggactcaatgttgaaaatgtaaaacatttcatacactgttggcagaagtgaaaaataaataattttaggaagttacaatttagtttgattccatgatgtattttactgaacatgagtatttacaatgcaaatccaaattattttaatttactgacagttacttatatcttgtcttttaactttattaagatcagattctgcaggtaaaataacaatattaaggtgacttgacttggacttgacttgacatagcttgtgacttgacttgacttgacttgcccaagaaaaaaatacttgggacttacttgagacttgaaggttaagacttgagacttacttgatacttgcacatgtgtgacttggtcccatctctgctctctctctctctctctctctctctctatatatatatatatatataagttgttgaataaaaatatttgggcatttttttataaaaattacctcaagttaacaccagcaagcttgttagctggacagttagcatcagctaacaatatttacttattttcagtacggttatgaataaacattcatgtctgtatactcgtctagttaatccaaacaatataacgttactgttgataaacaatataaaaacagacgtcacataggacatgctagcattttaataaaactgttaatattacggcagcggggaatttgaacatgcaggagttattttatttaatctgtgttagtttaatgttttttttgtttgtttgtttgtttgtttgtttgtttgtttttacctaAAACGCAGAGacactgattgatgtgtctgcatcgtctgcactcgagcatttgagtgggcttaaatatatcactctttacagcggatttagttcccaaacaactgtcaattttgacctaaatatgattttcagttacaataattaatcctaaatttcgacattataacttacttttagcaacatcagacgcacgcgcgctcacaagatctcccggtttgttactgactcgcactaaacggttcatttgaatcagtgagtggtcgactccagaacagctgcaatcggatcattctaattcgtaaacgaatcgtttggtgtgattcgcgatccgatttaaaagtttattttgaaaagactcagttcgttcatgatgaatcagacggagcacgtgatatagtatagggagtaacgatatgttttatgaaatgtagtgaagtaaaaagtacgattttatgctttggaatgtagtgaagtaaaagtaaaagttactcaaaataaaactactccagtaaagtacagatacttgaaaaatgtacttaagtacagtaacgaagtaaagctactccgttactgtccaccactggttatGATAGGTTTGCATTTAGAAGATcaatgtttgcattcatgtgtgtttttatcaatgtttatgttttgtgaaagatctgcagcataaataatTATCTGTCCATAAGCAGTGCATGTATatttcttttgcattaattatcagataaaagaaatattaaaattagtcatttATTAGTTGTATCATTTAACAGCCCGTTAAAAATGTATGATGCAaagttgtgtaaaataataaaatattttgtgaaaataatgaatgaacaaactaatgtatgtgcacaattgagacattgatacttctgaagataaatcgcagcccacgtctcacgaggttaatatttcattaaaaaaacatcaatgtaatacaaacattttcgagaaataagtaatttgtacatttacataaatgGTAAGATACAAATACATTatgtagctgtgtatacacaccatgagttcagcTTTCATTTTGTGAACAGTagggaacattagtgtatttaattaattcaccagacccaaacacacacagtttcaaatccactggctcagttaaaatttatagtatagtaataatagcagtgtatatcttatttgcatttgaagtgataaTATAAATCCTGTAACCATattgaaggtaatatttggatttctGACGTttagcacaaccggaaatatctttgcacacactcgcaagaccggaaatctaAGATAGCGGAGACATGCAACTAGCCCTAGCCCAGAAATAGACAGAATAACAACGAAAGAGAGGTGGAAGTGGAACAAAAGAATGCAACCCACTGCAAAAACTATCAGTGTGACAGTAAAAATCTTGCCTTTGATCATTTTCCCAAAGAAACTAATTAAGCTATTAAGAAGGTAATTATTCACAAGTGTAAAATATTGTGAGTTTTGAAGTGGGACGTAGTGCTGTTTCATGCACCTGCTAACCTGAACTAGTAGTGAACTTAAATCCTTTAAGGAAATGCAGGTCCTAGCCATAGAAACCATAATAATTATATGGATATGACACTAATTAATAAACTTATGGAACTTTACACATTTACAGTTACTTTCTATATTAGTATTTACTATTACTCCACTAGgtctgaaatatatattgtacGTTTTAATCCCCTGGAGCacaaacatcttcatcagtttgagaACACGTGCTGcagtgttgtgagtatttgcagcagatgtgttgtcaaactgatgaatatgttttcttaatttgctggtgttttttctaTTTGTGCATTTTCTTGAGTTGAAACACATTGAGCTCTCGGCCACCGTTCGAATCGGCCTGAATGAAGACCATGATGATGgagttaattaaaaagtaattaaacaaTTCAGCCTCTTAGATATGTCACGTCACAGTCACACTTGAAATGTCCTGAAAACATGATGACTGGGTTTTTTATTGAGCAATCAGCTTGGGGAAATTTAAGGTAAAAACCTTTGTGTCTTGGATTAGTGTGTACAGTGCAGCTTGATAACTGCTTAAAAGttgactattaaaaataaaagctgaacattagttcacaaataaaatatattgtttaataaatgtaaaaatgcataaaacactAACTTGATCATGGATACTTGAtcttaataaatataacattatatagtgtagaaatactaaataaaaagagacaaaaTACAATTCCAAGTAATGATTATTTAAAGCTGAAAATGAAGTGTGACAGGGACATAGATTTACTATATACATTTTTGGGGGGGACTTTGCCTCCTTATTTTAAAACATCACACACTGCTGAAGGAAACATGTCTATGCTCTGTGTTAGTctataaatattaattcaaagttcattttattaatttgttcatatAGTTCATTCAAGTGTTATAGCTTCTTTCATATTAGTATTTGTATTATATGCATTAGAATAGTGTAAGCTCATGTGAGAGgaattaatttgatgtttttccTGGTTTAGTTACACCGAAGATTACTCTCAGGTCAGCGAGGGAGGCTGGTGGCAGCCGTCCAGCCATATTGATGTGCAGCGCATATGAGTTCTACCCTAAAAAAATCAAAGTGTCCTGGCTGAGAAACGGTGAAGAGATGACCTCAGACGTGACCTCCACTATGGAGATGGCTAATGGGAACTGGTTCTACCAAATCCACTCTGAGCTGGAGTACACCCCCAAATCTGGAGAGAAGATCTCCTGTATGGTGGAGCACGCCAGCTTCAGTAAACCCATGATCACAGACTGGGGTAAGATGAGACATTTACCCTACAGACTTACCTTTGTGAAGGACTTTGGCATGGTTATGGGATCAAATAGAAAATCTGGAAATTATTTTGATAACACTTTCACAGCTaaacaaatattgtaaatattgagAATGTACATTTTCAATGAATCCCTAACAGAGTATGATATCTGTACCCCACAGACCCCTCTGTCCCTGAAGCTGAGAGGAATAAAATCGCCATCGGGGCGTCTGGTCTGGTGCTGGGAATCATCATCGCAGCTGCTGGACTCATTTACTACAAGAAGAAATCAGCAGGTCAGTTCAGATGAGAGCAAATCCGGCTGATACTTATCCTGGAGTGTCTGTTTACACTCAGTGCAAATAGACTTCCTTGTTGacagaggctatttacactagCTCCACCCACAAACGTGTGATAGGGATATTCAACACTATAAAAGATGGTCAACAGTCGTCAGCTCTAGTGGTGTAGATGGTAAAGCGCGTACCGTTTTCTTTTTGACGCGATCGACTCTTTCAAATACGCTTTTTACAAAACTTATTTTCtcccttttaaaatcttttatcaCATCAGAAAggtatttttcaataaaaattaaggaaataataaaaaaaattaaaataatgtattggtAGTGTTAgtgtaggtgtagggagggctttattgtcccaataaggtggcatccatttaataatttgaattaaaattataatttacactcataactcaaaaaacaaataatgttttataatgtactataaTAATGAGGTTCAGATAATTGCCACgatttgcaataagtagtataaatagaaGAAAATCCTTCtaatttaacagtgtaaatagaatccattgctattttcacttagtgcaAATAGCCACAGGCTACTTATCCATATACATCATGGCTGTACATTCATCTCACTTGTGAAAAATTGTTGTCTTTACTTTCTCAGGG
This genomic window from Carassius auratus strain Wakin unplaced genomic scaffold, ASM336829v1 scaf_tig00005214, whole genome shotgun sequence contains:
- the LOC113070741 gene encoding H-2 class II histocompatibility antigen, E-S beta chain, giving the protein MSLLKLLIFQPILMLSAFTGTADGYYEYMMNECVYSTSDYSDMVFLASSSFNQVVYLQFNSSVGKYVGYTELGVKYAENFNKDQAFIQQKKAAVDRFCRHNAQIWDTAVRDKSVTPKITLRSAREAGGSRPAILMCSAYEFYPKKIKVSWLRNGEEMTSDVTSTMEMANGNWFYQIHSELEYTPKSGEKISCMVEHASFSKPMITDWDPSVPEAERNKIAIGASGLVLGIIIAAAGLIYYKKKSAGRILVPN